In a single window of the Arenicella chitinivorans genome:
- a CDS encoding HlyC/CorC family transporter, whose translation MNVSEKPPSTFGQSLKNKLFSWLPQQRAETREDVLENLRQAEEDGIVARDAYDMMQRVMFVSDLQVRDIMVPRSSMAYVEREHSLDQCLDVMVDSGHSRFPVVDNEKDQIIGILLAKDLLHFFDEDNKQRFNLRDLTRPVVFIPESKRLNVLLSEFRENRNHMAIVVDEFGAIAGLVTIEDVLEQIVGNIEDEHDIEDDENLIRTMEDGEVIVKAVLPIDEFNEHFECYLNETNSDTIGGLISQTLGHVPVRGESVDIDQFNFEIIHADSRRIHLIRVHKQAS comes from the coding sequence ATGAACGTTTCAGAAAAGCCTCCGTCGACATTTGGCCAGTCATTGAAAAACAAACTGTTTAGCTGGTTGCCTCAGCAGCGAGCGGAAACGCGGGAAGATGTTTTGGAGAACTTACGCCAGGCTGAAGAAGATGGCATAGTCGCGCGGGATGCTTATGACATGATGCAGCGCGTGATGTTCGTATCGGATCTCCAGGTTAGAGACATTATGGTGCCGCGTAGTAGTATGGCCTACGTCGAGCGTGAGCATTCGCTGGACCAGTGTCTGGACGTGATGGTTGATAGTGGTCATTCACGCTTTCCCGTGGTGGATAACGAAAAAGATCAGATAATCGGTATCTTGCTGGCCAAGGACTTGCTGCATTTTTTTGACGAAGACAATAAGCAGCGTTTTAACCTACGTGATCTGACGCGCCCGGTGGTGTTTATTCCCGAAAGCAAACGCCTCAACGTGCTGCTGAGTGAGTTTCGAGAGAATCGCAATCATATGGCCATTGTGGTGGACGAGTTTGGCGCAATTGCTGGCTTGGTCACGATTGAGGATGTGTTAGAGCAGATCGTTGGTAATATCGAAGACGAACACGATATTGAGGATGACGAGAACTTAATTCGCACCATGGAAGACGGTGAGGTCATCGTCAAAGCCGTGCTGCCGATTGATGAGTTTAATGAACACTTCGAGTGTTATTTAAATGAGACCAACTCCGACACCATTGGCGGCCTGATCTCGCAAACGTTGGGTCACGTGCCTGTGCGGGGTGAGTCAGTCGACATTGATCAGTTTAATTTCGAAATTATTCACGCAGATTCCCGACGAATTCATCTGATTCGCGTGCACAAACAAGCATCCTAA
- a CDS encoding metalloregulator ArsR/SmtB family transcription factor, translated as MQRPELLFKCLSDPNRLKLVLLLDACGEACVCDLMAALGVDQPKVSRYLAELRRCDILQADRRGKWVYYMLHSNLPMWAKHVIRSSAEGCTDYVTEELSRLHQSKGTACV; from the coding sequence ATGCAACGCCCCGAACTCTTGTTTAAGTGCCTTTCAGACCCGAATCGCTTAAAACTCGTCTTACTACTAGACGCGTGTGGCGAGGCATGTGTTTGTGACTTAATGGCCGCGCTTGGCGTAGATCAGCCCAAGGTCTCCCGCTACCTAGCTGAGTTGCGACGTTGTGACATTCTGCAGGCGGATCGTCGTGGTAAATGGGTTTATTACATGCTTCACTCGAATTTACCGATGTGGGCGAAGCACGTCATTCGGTCCTCAGCCGAGGGGTGTACTGACTACGTTACCGAGGAATTAAGCCGGTTACATCAATCCAAGGGGACCGCGTGTGTTTAA
- the ybeY gene encoding rRNA maturation RNase YbeY, giving the protein MSAMIDHAVSDLQVDVQVALTEIDEDSEPPSAAQLTRWAQRAYSAVSDQPAEVTIRLCESEESHSLNKAYRGFDKPTNVLSFPFEGMQDLPPELAAELSIPILGDIVICHPVLINEAKNQQKSLSDHYAHMVTHGILHLCGYDHQDDHGADEMETLETRILAQSHIANPY; this is encoded by the coding sequence ATGAGCGCAATGATTGATCATGCAGTGTCCGACCTTCAAGTAGATGTACAGGTCGCACTGACAGAGATTGACGAGGACAGCGAGCCACCAAGCGCAGCGCAGCTTACGCGCTGGGCGCAACGCGCTTATTCTGCAGTATCAGATCAGCCTGCGGAAGTAACCATTCGTCTGTGTGAGTCCGAGGAATCTCACAGCTTAAACAAAGCATACCGCGGATTCGATAAACCAACCAATGTGTTGTCGTTTCCCTTTGAGGGTATGCAAGATTTGCCGCCCGAATTAGCGGCGGAATTATCCATACCCATTCTCGGCGATATCGTTATTTGTCACCCAGTGTTGATCAACGAAGCTAAAAATCAGCAAAAATCGTTGTCCGACCATTATGCTCATATGGTGACTCACGGTATATTGCATCTATGCGGCTATGACCATCAGGACGACCACGGTGCTGACGAGATGGAAACCTTGGAAACTAGGATTCTTGCCCAAAGTCATATTGCCAACCCCTATTGA
- the arsB gene encoding ACR3 family arsenite efflux transporter, whose translation MGLFERFLTLWVGLAILLGVVAGYLFPAMFTVLAGVEFAHVNLLIAVLIWVMIFPMMVQVDFAAIRNVGRTPAGLLLTLLVNWLIKPFSMAALAWLFFRVFFVDLVSPASATEYIAGMILLGVAPCTAMVFVWSQLTKGDPNYTLVQVSINDVIMVFAFAPLAALLLGVSDIHVPWRTLLLSVVLYVLAPLVVGVWFRHHLNRRHSADALARFLVLVKPWSIIGLLLTVTLLFGFQARTILNSPGVIFLIAVPLIIQSYAVFALAYWLAHRFKLAHNIAAPACMIGTSNFFELAVAVAISLFGLHSGAALATVVGVLVEVPVMLSLVWFANRTRHWF comes from the coding sequence ATGGGCTTGTTCGAACGATTTTTGACGCTTTGGGTTGGTTTAGCGATTCTTTTAGGTGTGGTTGCGGGGTATTTGTTCCCAGCAATGTTTACGGTGCTTGCGGGTGTCGAGTTCGCGCACGTTAATCTGCTGATTGCTGTACTTATTTGGGTGATGATTTTCCCCATGATGGTGCAGGTGGATTTTGCTGCAATCAGGAACGTTGGGCGAACGCCCGCGGGATTGTTGTTGACCCTGTTGGTGAATTGGTTGATCAAACCATTCTCGATGGCGGCGCTGGCATGGTTGTTCTTTAGAGTTTTCTTCGTGGACCTTGTTTCGCCAGCCTCAGCAACAGAGTACATCGCAGGCATGATTTTACTGGGCGTGGCCCCGTGCACTGCAATGGTGTTTGTTTGGAGTCAGCTTACCAAGGGCGACCCAAACTACACCCTAGTTCAGGTTTCCATCAATGACGTAATTATGGTGTTTGCCTTTGCGCCACTCGCTGCCTTGTTGTTGGGGGTTAGCGACATTCATGTGCCGTGGCGCACGTTATTACTTTCAGTGGTGCTTTATGTTTTGGCACCACTGGTTGTCGGAGTATGGTTTCGGCATCATCTTAATCGTCGACATAGCGCAGACGCGTTGGCTCGATTTCTGGTGTTGGTAAAGCCCTGGTCTATTATCGGACTATTACTCACCGTCACTTTGCTGTTTGGGTTTCAAGCGAGAACCATCTTGAATAGTCCGGGTGTTATTTTTTTGATCGCTGTGCCGTTGATTATTCAATCCTACGCCGTGTTCGCACTCGCTTATTGGCTGGCGCATCGTTTTAAGCTTGCACACAACATCGCTGCACCGGCCTGCATGATCGGCACCTCAAACTTTTTTGAACTCGCCGTAGCCGTGGCGATTTCACTGTTTGGTCTTCATTCCGGAGCTGCACTGGCCACGGTTGTGGGAGTGTTGGTCGAGGTGCCGGTAATGTTATCGCTGGTTTGGTTTGCGAATCGAACTCGGCATTGGTTTTAG
- a CDS encoding ExeA family protein, with protein MYLKYFGLTERPFSIAPDPHYLYMSNRHKEAMAHLTYGLSQGGCFIVLTGEVGTGKTTLCRNLLSDLPENVDVALILNANINEQELLQTVCDELQVDYPESASQKQLLDLINAHLLATFAANRHTVLIIDEAQLLSRDVLENIRLLTNLETTKSKLLQIILIGQPELNDSLRRNDLRQLAQRVTARYHLGPLERDEIADYVNFRLAVAGCKQPLFSRQALNRLHSLSGGIPRKINVLADHALLSAYAKTQSMVDSKSVKAAAKEVFIDGNAAPTGGEINNRHWWSLAALLIVLNAGLWWYFVGSDRVAEHRLVSAMEEQTVATESASNRLETADSSNVATVTGGASASPVVGPNQNAVDESKTDDAQLTTIIKSDDIDPGLVVIADEFLDEADDTSIPSLLPATPRRPTYDDNSAFGAILDTSADVTGRISALRNLAQAWDVVLPAELINSPCDELSREGVACTDASSWDQLMRLNRPAVVVLEQRGQLHRAILFSVEQSQAQLLIGDKVHSLTVSELKARWARPATVLWRPGTMGAGLLQMGDRSARVARLRNRLNTALNVADMPLLAQVNEPQFDLDLAQKVFALQSRFGIVADSKVGSETYILMNELIAPDSTPVLRRRRP; from the coding sequence GTGTACCTGAAATATTTTGGGTTGACTGAGCGCCCATTCTCGATTGCCCCGGATCCGCACTATCTGTACATGAGCAATCGCCACAAGGAAGCGATGGCGCATTTAACCTATGGTTTGTCGCAAGGCGGCTGTTTTATTGTGCTGACCGGCGAGGTCGGTACCGGTAAGACCACGTTGTGTCGCAACCTGTTGAGTGACTTGCCCGAAAATGTGGACGTGGCCCTGATTCTCAATGCCAATATTAATGAGCAGGAATTGTTGCAAACCGTTTGCGATGAATTGCAGGTGGATTACCCGGAGTCGGCGTCGCAAAAGCAACTGTTGGATCTGATCAACGCACACTTGCTCGCAACGTTTGCAGCTAATCGCCACACCGTGTTGATAATCGACGAAGCGCAGTTACTAAGTCGCGACGTATTGGAAAATATTCGGTTGCTGACGAATTTAGAAACGACCAAATCCAAATTGCTGCAGATTATTTTGATCGGTCAGCCGGAACTTAATGATTCTCTGCGACGTAATGATTTGCGTCAACTCGCACAGCGGGTGACCGCACGATACCATTTGGGGCCGTTGGAGCGTGATGAAATTGCTGACTATGTCAACTTCCGATTGGCGGTCGCTGGCTGTAAGCAGCCCTTGTTTAGCCGTCAGGCACTGAATAGACTGCATAGCTTGAGTGGCGGAATTCCACGTAAGATTAACGTCCTGGCAGATCATGCGTTATTGTCTGCCTACGCTAAAACGCAATCCATGGTCGATTCGAAGAGCGTGAAGGCGGCGGCCAAAGAGGTGTTTATTGATGGCAACGCAGCGCCGACCGGCGGCGAGATAAACAACCGTCATTGGTGGAGTTTGGCCGCCTTGCTGATTGTGCTCAATGCGGGGCTCTGGTGGTATTTCGTCGGCAGCGACCGCGTTGCAGAACACAGGTTGGTCAGTGCGATGGAAGAGCAAACTGTGGCCACCGAATCTGCCTCGAACCGCCTTGAGACCGCTGACTCGAGTAACGTAGCCACCGTCACCGGGGGGGCTTCAGCCTCACCCGTCGTCGGGCCTAATCAGAATGCGGTTGATGAGTCGAAGACTGATGATGCTCAGTTAACCACCATTATAAAATCCGATGATATTGATCCGGGTTTGGTGGTGATTGCGGACGAGTTTCTAGACGAGGCGGACGACACATCCATCCCTAGTTTGTTGCCTGCTACACCGCGACGTCCAACGTATGACGATAACTCCGCTTTTGGTGCCATACTGGATACCTCGGCTGACGTGACGGGCCGTATTTCAGCATTACGCAACCTAGCTCAGGCTTGGGACGTGGTATTACCTGCCGAGTTAATCAACTCGCCGTGTGATGAGTTATCACGGGAAGGTGTGGCGTGCACCGATGCCAGTAGTTGGGATCAGCTGATGCGTTTAAACCGTCCCGCCGTCGTGGTGTTGGAGCAGCGCGGTCAATTGCATCGTGCTATTTTGTTCAGTGTCGAACAATCGCAGGCGCAGTTGCTGATTGGTGATAAAGTGCATTCACTAACGGTCAGCGAATTAAAAGCGCGCTGGGCACGACCTGCAACAGTCTTGTGGCGTCCCGGTACGATGGGGGCTGGGTTACTGCAAATGGGGGATCGATCAGCGCGTGTGGCGCGGTTGCGTAACCGTCTAAACACAGCGCTAAATGTCGCAGATATGCCGTTGCTGGCACAAGTTAATGAACCGCAATTTGATCTTGATTTAGCGCAAAAAGTATTCGCACTCCAATCACGTTTTGGTATTGTTGCAGACAGCAAAGTCGGGAGTGAAACTTACATTCTTATGAATGAACTCATCGCGCCGGACTCAACCCCAGTGTTACGTCGGCGACGTCCCTAA
- a CDS encoding general secretion pathway protein GspB — protein sequence MSTILDALKKSERERKLNNLPTLSDMPPPQEGTRLPVALLILISSLLALLLIVVLVMWWQSASLSDAGRSVANPNASTVASSSDDIAPSSVQDLSVNVISFSNDPGQRFAMIDGQVVREQEFAKPGVLVQEIQRDAIIVNIRGKTVTLTP from the coding sequence ATGTCCACCATTCTGGATGCCCTGAAAAAGTCAGAACGGGAGCGTAAATTAAATAATTTGCCCACCCTGTCTGACATGCCACCACCGCAGGAAGGTACGCGCCTGCCGGTTGCCCTGTTAATTCTGATCAGCAGCTTGCTGGCACTGTTGTTGATCGTGGTGCTGGTTATGTGGTGGCAGAGCGCCAGCTTGTCCGATGCGGGGCGGTCGGTAGCAAATCCAAATGCTTCAACGGTGGCGTCTTCTTCAGATGACATTGCTCCGAGTAGCGTACAAGACCTATCTGTGAATGTGATTTCATTTTCAAACGACCCAGGTCAACGCTTCGCTATGATTGATGGCCAGGTGGTGCGTGAACAGGAGTTCGCCAAACCGGGTGTACTCGTACAGGAAATTCAGCGCGACGCGATAATCGTGAATATCCGTGGTAAGACGGTGACTCTAACGCCGTAA
- a CDS encoding PhoH family protein: MNQALPAKTLSLGSHESPVDNARLSILCGECHRNIKIIEDELLVKCYQQGSDFVLQGKLSHLDIAQRVIKKLYHLTAGMAGSTGLEESKVYQVINNMSEPAEQDMEFERVMAPLKPVVAKSKTQSEYLRAIDKYDVVFGIGPAGTGKTYLAVAKAVEALVNEDVKRIVLVRPVVEAGENLGFLPGDIGQKIDPYLRPLYDALYELLGVERVARMIDQKIIELAPLAYMRGRTLSDAFVIMDEAQNTTISQMKMLLTRTGFGSKVVLTGDLSQVDLPKGTYSGLKHALTVLRDVKGMYVNKFTGKDIVRHPLVQRIVDAYEKHERND, encoded by the coding sequence TTGAATCAAGCCTTGCCCGCTAAGACGCTCTCACTCGGCTCTCACGAGTCTCCTGTCGACAACGCACGATTATCAATCCTCTGCGGCGAATGTCACCGCAACATCAAAATCATTGAAGACGAATTGCTGGTTAAGTGCTATCAGCAAGGATCAGATTTTGTGCTGCAAGGTAAGTTGAGTCATCTCGACATTGCGCAGCGCGTCATTAAAAAGCTTTATCATCTAACCGCTGGCATGGCCGGGAGTACGGGTTTGGAAGAGTCCAAGGTGTATCAAGTCATCAACAATATGTCTGAACCGGCAGAACAGGACATGGAATTCGAACGGGTCATGGCACCACTCAAGCCGGTAGTTGCGAAATCCAAAACGCAGAGTGAATACCTGCGCGCCATTGATAAATACGATGTGGTTTTTGGCATTGGACCTGCAGGCACTGGTAAGACGTATCTGGCGGTGGCGAAAGCGGTCGAAGCACTGGTTAACGAGGACGTAAAACGTATCGTTTTGGTGCGGCCGGTGGTCGAAGCAGGCGAGAATCTGGGTTTTTTGCCGGGCGATATCGGCCAGAAGATCGACCCGTATCTTCGACCTCTATACGATGCGTTGTATGAACTTCTTGGTGTCGAGCGTGTGGCCCGGATGATTGATCAGAAAATCATCGAATTAGCGCCATTGGCTTACATGCGTGGACGTACACTCTCGGATGCATTCGTGATCATGGATGAAGCGCAAAATACCACTATTTCGCAAATGAAAATGTTATTGACTCGAACTGGGTTTGGTTCAAAGGTAGTGTTAACCGGTGACTTGTCTCAAGTTGATTTGCCCAAGGGCACGTACTCAGGTCTCAAACACGCGCTAACGGTGTTGCGCGATGTTAAAGGCATGTACGTAAATAAGTTCACCGGCAAGGACATCGTGCGTCACCCGTTGGTGCAGCGCATTGTCGACGCCTATGAAAAGCATGAGCGCAATGATTGA
- a CDS encoding C25 family cysteine peptidase yields the protein MKRVIFKAFAVAGLISWNSPLLASELFKLVTTESGMHRIDYSQLVNAGPDLGDVPRRNLALTLNGEPVPLHVEGQSNGNQNRFGPGGFIEFYASKADSLYSKEQVYVLHLVSNKERAEKVIPITGVQTRLDPNKPFGQDFLYTHVEEKNNTYDFGAPSTTDPFHFGQTFSFYATPTYKFELDGVVANSTSASVEVEMYGLLDFDIEGNDHHYEILVNGNLVGDQQFDGATATTMQIDNVPVTSGENTFKYNYRSIAGVPFDRISLNKFAVTYPRVTDASAEGRLEGRFTNYQVQIRNIDENASVYRVSEDRRQVQRLTRGVEARGTGVVFSTNGEASDYVVVGSDRYHTPQVRMIPEAEDISNGQFDYLVIAHPSLMGVELEELVALRSQEYRTKVVNVEQVYAQYGYHQVGADAIEAYIQHAVRNMGVSMVMLIGSDTLDYKQHVSQSVSLIPTKYVTTPGGALTITQTPSDAAYGDINKDGTPDVPTGRISARTPAELGNVVGKILAYEAREGYVGRTVVATDKEDLGNGVSFQDDAQAMIEVIPASWSDGLRSDFLAYPDVDGAQQAHDKLINLINSGVSVVSYVGHSSQQSWAYTTPPMLRANEIAGLTNVGKPTLVTQWGCWNTYFVDLSGNTMADAFLLTKNVGAATVLGASTLTSSAGERALGIELNKRIYLKGMTIGDAVIQAKQAMAQSSDYPDIQLGWQILGDVALKVNP from the coding sequence ATGAAACGCGTAATTTTTAAAGCATTTGCCGTCGCTGGGTTAATCAGTTGGAATAGCCCATTGCTGGCGTCGGAACTGTTCAAACTGGTGACCACCGAGTCTGGGATGCATCGAATCGATTACTCCCAACTAGTTAATGCTGGGCCAGATTTAGGTGATGTACCCCGACGTAACTTAGCGCTGACGCTTAATGGCGAACCAGTGCCATTACATGTAGAAGGCCAAAGCAACGGCAATCAAAACCGATTTGGTCCGGGTGGTTTTATTGAGTTTTATGCCAGCAAAGCTGACTCTTTGTACTCTAAGGAGCAGGTATATGTGCTGCACTTGGTGAGTAATAAAGAGCGCGCTGAAAAGGTCATTCCGATTACCGGCGTGCAAACACGTTTGGATCCAAATAAGCCATTCGGACAGGATTTTCTCTATACGCATGTGGAGGAAAAAAACAATACCTATGATTTTGGTGCGCCGTCCACCACAGACCCCTTTCATTTTGGTCAAACGTTCAGCTTTTACGCCACACCGACGTACAAATTCGAACTCGATGGTGTGGTCGCTAACAGCACGTCTGCCAGCGTTGAAGTTGAGATGTATGGTCTGTTGGATTTTGATATCGAAGGCAATGACCACCATTACGAAATACTGGTTAATGGCAACTTGGTTGGAGATCAACAATTCGATGGGGCAACCGCCACCACCATGCAGATCGACAATGTACCGGTTACCTCTGGTGAGAACACCTTCAAATACAATTATCGCTCTATTGCCGGTGTGCCGTTTGATCGAATCTCCTTGAACAAATTCGCGGTAACGTACCCGCGAGTCACGGATGCCAGTGCTGAAGGGCGATTGGAAGGGCGTTTCACCAACTATCAGGTCCAGATCCGTAACATCGATGAAAATGCGTCAGTGTATCGGGTTTCAGAAGATCGTCGTCAGGTACAACGTTTAACGCGCGGCGTCGAAGCACGTGGAACGGGTGTGGTATTCAGTACTAACGGCGAAGCCAGCGACTATGTGGTGGTAGGAAGTGATCGGTATCACACGCCGCAAGTGCGTATGATCCCAGAAGCCGAAGACATTTCAAACGGTCAGTTCGACTACTTGGTGATTGCGCACCCGAGTTTGATGGGTGTGGAGTTGGAAGAATTAGTCGCATTGCGTTCGCAGGAATACCGCACCAAGGTCGTTAATGTCGAACAGGTTTATGCGCAATATGGGTATCATCAAGTTGGTGCTGATGCGATTGAGGCCTACATTCAGCATGCAGTGCGTAATATGGGCGTATCGATGGTGATGTTGATTGGCAGCGATACACTGGATTACAAGCAACATGTATCTCAGTCTGTCAGCCTTATACCAACCAAGTATGTAACGACGCCGGGTGGCGCGTTGACGATCACGCAAACCCCATCGGATGCTGCGTATGGCGATATCAACAAAGATGGGACGCCAGATGTGCCCACAGGTCGTATTTCAGCGCGCACACCTGCCGAACTCGGTAACGTAGTTGGTAAGATTCTGGCCTACGAAGCGCGTGAGGGTTATGTTGGTCGAACTGTTGTCGCAACCGACAAAGAAGACTTGGGCAATGGTGTTTCATTTCAGGATGATGCGCAAGCAATGATTGAGGTGATTCCAGCGTCTTGGTCTGACGGATTGCGTAGCGATTTCCTGGCGTACCCAGATGTGGATGGAGCGCAACAAGCTCATGATAAGCTGATTAATCTGATCAATTCTGGTGTGTCTGTTGTGTCTTATGTGGGCCACTCATCGCAGCAGAGTTGGGCGTACACCACACCGCCTATGTTGCGCGCTAATGAGATCGCGGGCCTCACCAACGTCGGCAAACCAACCCTGGTCACGCAATGGGGTTGTTGGAATACCTACTTTGTGGATTTGTCTGGTAATACGATGGCCGATGCATTCCTGCTGACTAAGAACGTTGGTGCAGCCACCGTGCTGGGTGCGTCGACGTTGACGAGTTCTGCTGGTGAACGTGCGCTGGGTATTGAGCTGAATAAACGCATTTACTTAAAAGGCATGACGATTGGTGATGCGGTTATCCAAGCCAAGCAAGCGATGGCTCAGAGTTCAGATTACCCGGACATTCAGCTAGGGTGGCAGATCCTTGGCGATGTTGCTCTCAAAGTAAACCCTTAG
- a CDS encoding 5'-3' exonuclease, whose protein sequence is MQATSRRTVYLIDASIYIFRAWFSVPDSMRGENGMPVNALYGFCRFLTEFAEKSNASHVGIAFDESLTQSFRNELYPAYKMNRELPPEDLKKQFKYCKRLAEAAGFHCVGHDRYEADDIIATWSANMRRAGFRNAIVSGDKDLAQLLQGEDFWWDFARNVQLDSYGVTQKFGVPPECIQDYLGLCGDAVDNIPGVPGVGPKTASVLLSEFGSMERMYDNLDAITQLPIRGAKSLPEKLATHKEVAMLSKLLATVAYDAPIDASPDLLQRRSAEVSSLQEIGHIMGGRGDGLFARLAEASNRVA, encoded by the coding sequence ATGCAGGCAACATCCAGACGCACGGTCTATTTGATCGATGCCAGTATTTATATTTTTCGTGCCTGGTTCTCAGTGCCGGATTCAATGCGCGGTGAGAACGGTATGCCAGTGAATGCCTTATATGGGTTCTGTCGTTTTCTTACCGAGTTTGCGGAGAAGAGCAATGCGAGTCATGTTGGCATTGCCTTTGACGAAAGTCTGACGCAGTCGTTTCGTAATGAGCTGTATCCGGCCTATAAGATGAACCGCGAGCTGCCCCCCGAGGATCTGAAAAAGCAGTTTAAATATTGTAAGCGCCTGGCTGAGGCGGCGGGTTTTCACTGTGTCGGCCATGACCGATATGAAGCTGATGACATTATCGCTACTTGGTCGGCTAATATGCGCCGAGCTGGATTTCGCAATGCGATTGTCTCGGGCGATAAAGATTTGGCACAACTGTTGCAAGGCGAAGACTTTTGGTGGGATTTCGCGAGGAATGTCCAGCTCGATTCCTATGGTGTTACACAAAAATTCGGCGTGCCGCCTGAATGCATTCAAGACTATCTCGGGCTATGTGGGGATGCCGTAGATAACATCCCCGGGGTGCCTGGTGTGGGGCCCAAAACCGCAAGCGTGTTACTGTCCGAGTTTGGCAGCATGGAGCGAATGTACGATAATCTGGACGCGATCACGCAACTGCCAATTCGTGGTGCTAAATCCTTACCGGAAAAGCTGGCTACACATAAAGAAGTCGCAATGTTATCCAAATTGTTAGCCACCGTAGCGTATGATGCTCCGATAGATGCGTCGCCTGACTTGCTTCAACGTCGCTCTGCCGAAGTCAGTTCACTACAGGAAATCGGCCATATTATGGGAGGGCGCGGCGATGGTTTGTTTGCTCGCCTGGCGGAAGCGTCTAACCGTGTAGCCTAG
- the miaB gene encoding tRNA (N6-isopentenyl adenosine(37)-C2)-methylthiotransferase MiaB, with protein sequence MLNVEPANAAAEPVKKVFIKTFGCQMNEYDSNRMLDSLNASHGVEATTDESEADIILLNTCSVREKAQEKVFSQLGRWKNLKQQNPDLVIGVGGCVASQEGESIRQRAPYVDMVFGPQTLHRLPQMYDEVKSSQSAKVDITFPEIEKFDKLPAPKVEGVTAFVSIMEGCSKYCSFCVVPYTRGEEFSRPFDDVLAEVYALAQQGVREVTLLGQNVNAYWGEMHDGSMADFALLIRYVAEIEGIDRIRYTTSHPLEFSDSLINVYADVPKLVNHLHLPVQSGSDRILAAMKRRYKAQDYVQIIEKIRKIRPNISLSSDFIIGFPGETDDDFEATMALIETIGYDTSFSFIYSPRPGTPASDLDDDVPMDVKQARLQRLQKRIIEMAAEISQNMVGTVQTILVDRPARKGPHQMSGRTENNRVVNFDGENSLIGQFVDVEITEALPNSLRGIRV encoded by the coding sequence ATGCTGAACGTGGAACCTGCCAACGCAGCCGCCGAGCCGGTCAAAAAAGTGTTTATTAAAACCTTTGGGTGTCAGATGAATGAGTACGACTCGAACCGTATGCTCGATTCATTGAATGCGTCGCACGGTGTCGAGGCGACTACGGATGAATCCGAAGCGGATATTATTCTGCTAAATACCTGTTCTGTTCGCGAGAAAGCGCAGGAGAAAGTGTTTTCTCAACTTGGTCGCTGGAAGAACCTCAAACAACAAAATCCAGATTTAGTGATCGGTGTGGGTGGTTGCGTGGCTTCGCAAGAGGGTGAAAGCATTCGCCAGCGTGCGCCGTACGTAGATATGGTGTTTGGGCCACAAACACTGCATCGACTACCGCAAATGTACGACGAGGTTAAATCTTCACAGTCGGCTAAGGTGGACATCACCTTCCCTGAGATCGAGAAGTTTGATAAGTTGCCCGCGCCTAAGGTGGAAGGAGTAACCGCGTTTGTATCCATAATGGAAGGGTGCAGCAAATATTGTTCTTTTTGTGTCGTGCCCTACACACGAGGCGAGGAATTTTCCCGCCCGTTTGACGATGTGTTAGCCGAAGTTTATGCGCTGGCGCAACAAGGGGTGCGCGAAGTGACGTTACTCGGTCAAAATGTGAATGCTTACTGGGGTGAGATGCACGACGGCAGTATGGCAGACTTCGCTTTGTTGATACGCTATGTCGCTGAGATCGAAGGCATCGATCGAATCCGCTACACTACCTCGCACCCATTAGAGTTTTCTGACAGTTTGATCAATGTCTATGCAGATGTACCGAAGTTGGTTAATCATTTGCATCTGCCGGTCCAATCAGGTTCGGATCGCATATTGGCGGCTATGAAGCGACGTTACAAAGCACAAGACTATGTCCAGATTATCGAGAAGATCCGTAAGATCCGACCGAATATCAGTTTGTCATCCGATTTTATTATTGGTTTTCCAGGTGAAACTGATGACGATTTCGAAGCGACTATGGCGTTGATCGAGACAATTGGATACGACACCTCATTCAGCTTCATTTACAGCCCGCGTCCCGGTACGCCCGCGTCGGATCTTGACGATGATGTGCCGATGGATGTGAAACAAGCTCGACTGCAGCGCTTACAGAAACGTATCATTGAAATGGCCGCGGAAATCAGTCAGAACATGGTTGGTACAGTACAAACCATTTTGGTTGATCGCCCGGCACGTAAAGGACCGCATCAGATGTCAGGTCGAACTGAAAACAACCGGGTTGTGAATTTTGATGGGGAAAACTCACTAATTGGGCAGTTTGTGGACGTAGAGATCACCGAAGCGTTACCGAACTCATTACGTGGCATACGGGTTTAA